In one Agathobacter rectalis ATCC 33656 genomic region, the following are encoded:
- the moaC gene encoding cyclic pyranopterin monophosphate synthase MoaC, whose translation MVDVHAKDDTYRVAKACGTIKVNDAVYKAVSTGTAKKGDVLAVARIAGIMGAKNNSMLIPLCHAIAMTKCDVEFELDEKNSSITAICTTACVGKTGVEMEAMTGVSVALLTIYDMCKALDRGMEIGQIHLLEKSGGKSGHYVAVHN comes from the coding sequence ATGGTGGATGTGCATGCAAAGGATGACACATACCGCGTGGCGAAAGCCTGTGGCACGATAAAGGTAAATGACGCCGTATACAAGGCGGTATCTACGGGCACAGCTAAAAAGGGAGATGTGCTGGCAGTAGCGAGGATTGCGGGAATCATGGGCGCAAAGAACAATTCCATGCTCATTCCGCTCTGTCATGCTATTGCCATGACAAAGTGTGATGTTGAGTTTGAGCTGGATGAAAAAAACAGCAGTATCACGGCAATCTGCACGACAGCCTGTGTTGGCAAAACCGGTGTAGAGATGGAGGCCATGACAGGGGTCAGTGTGGCGCTTCTTACCATATATGATATGTGTAAGGCACTGGACCGTGGCATGGAAATCGGGCAGATACATCTGCTGGAAAAATCCGGTGGCAAGAGCGGGCATTACGTTGCTGTTCACAATTAA
- the yqeB gene encoding selenium-dependent molybdenum cofactor biosynthesis protein YqeB: protein MSMNQSNNQIIKKNLLIICRGAGDLATGIIHRLHRAGHRVIALETDYPAAIRRQVSFCEAVYDGSAAVEGVTARLVPALADAETYSGISDTPAAHIASEKWDSSAIEAVLEAGEVPLLIDPKGESIELLKPDAVVDAIIAKKNLGTTINMAPLVIGVGPGFTAGQDVHLVIESMRGHNLARIITDGMAQPNTGVPGNIAGFTSERVIHAPAAGYIHDVRKIGDIVQKGDEIARIYPDKESYDNALSEYVPVNATITGIIRGLIREGYYFRKGFKIADIDPRESEITNCFTISDKARSIAGSVLEAASAFEHGVKIY from the coding sequence ATGAGCATGAATCAGAGCAATAATCAGATAATAAAGAAAAATTTGTTAATCATATGCCGCGGTGCAGGAGACCTTGCGACCGGCATCATCCACAGACTGCACCGGGCAGGGCATAGGGTGATAGCGCTTGAGACAGACTATCCGGCTGCCATACGGCGCCAGGTGTCCTTTTGTGAAGCAGTGTATGATGGGAGCGCAGCTGTAGAGGGTGTGACAGCCAGACTTGTTCCTGCCTTGGCTGATGCAGAGACATATTCAGGGATAAGTGACACACCGGCAGCTCATATTGCATCAGAAAAGTGGGATAGTTCAGCCATCGAAGCTGTGCTTGAAGCCGGAGAGGTCCCGCTTCTTATAGATCCAAAGGGTGAGTCAATTGAACTTTTGAAGCCGGATGCTGTGGTAGATGCCATAATAGCAAAGAAAAATCTGGGTACCACAATCAATATGGCCCCGCTTGTGATAGGAGTAGGCCCGGGCTTTACGGCAGGGCAAGACGTGCATCTGGTGATTGAGTCCATGCGTGGGCACAATCTGGCGCGCATCATTACCGATGGCATGGCACAGCCCAACACAGGTGTTCCGGGAAATATCGCCGGCTTCACAAGTGAGCGTGTGATTCACGCTCCGGCGGCAGGATATATTCATGACGTCAGAAAAATCGGAGACATCGTGCAAAAGGGCGATGAGATAGCGCGGATATATCCGGATAAAGAAAGCTATGACAATGCATTGTCTGAATATGTCCCTGTGAATGCTACAATTACAGGCATCATACGAGGCCTTATCCGTGAGGGTTATTATTTCAGGAAAGGCTTCAAGATAGCGGATATCGACCCGCGCGAGAGTGAGATAACAAATTGCTTTACAATCTCTGACAAGGCAAGGAGTATAGCAGGCAGTGTGCTTGAGGCGGCATCGGCATTTGAGCACGGCGTAAAGATTTATTAA
- the yqeC gene encoding selenium cofactor biosynthesis protein YqeC, with the protein MEKVISIVGAGGKTTLVHKLAREYHRSGKGVLVTTTTHMYVEADTDLSCDFFALRDKIIKDGYCMAGQKISEQKISEQSKPKMCGLPYDLLDKLIKDMPQALDYVIIEADGAKHHSLKYPAADEPVIYPGTTDVIIVLGTWEKGRSCKDVVFRYELMQKELGTAEDAVVDDSVIDTLRQVYVRKLRDSGFEGRISCVFANERWWF; encoded by the coding sequence ATGGAAAAAGTGATTTCAATAGTGGGCGCAGGTGGCAAGACCACACTCGTTCATAAGCTTGCAAGGGAATATCACAGGAGTGGAAAAGGTGTGCTTGTCACAACGACAACGCACATGTATGTCGAAGCTGACACTGACCTATCCTGCGATTTTTTTGCGTTAAGGGATAAAATAATAAAAGATGGATATTGTATGGCGGGGCAGAAAATATCTGAACAGAAAATATCAGAGCAGTCAAAGCCAAAAATGTGCGGACTGCCGTATGATTTGCTCGATAAACTGATTAAAGACATGCCACAGGCGTTAGATTATGTTATAATCGAAGCAGATGGGGCAAAGCACCATTCCCTCAAATATCCGGCAGCGGATGAGCCGGTCATATATCCGGGTACCACAGATGTTATCATAGTGCTTGGCACATGGGAAAAGGGCAGGTCATGTAAGGACGTTGTATTTCGATATGAGCTTATGCAAAAGGAGCTTGGAACGGCAGAGGATGCAGTGGTTGATGATTCGGTTATAGATACGCTGCGGCAGGTCTATGTCAGAAAGCTGCGCGATAGCGGGTTTGAAGGACGAATATCGTGCGTTTTTGCGAATGAGCGTTGGTGGTTCTGA